The DNA window CGATTCCATCCTGACCTACGGGCAGCAGGAACTGGACGAGGCCGGAAACCCGGTCGACGGATCGACGCAGGATCCCCTGTACACCAGCGCCGTCCGCGTGGTCGTCAGCGAGGGACGCGCCTCCACCTCGCTCCTGCAGCGAAGGCTCAGCATCGGGTACGGCCGTGCGGCCAAGCTGGTGGACATGATGTTCCACAACGGTCTGGTGGGGCCGGCCGAGGGATCCAAACCCCGGGAAGTCCTTGTGGGACTGGATTTTCTGGACAGGCTGGAAGAACCGTAGGCCCCCCGCCCCTTCTTGACTTGACCCGGCCTTCTGCTACACTGGAGTCAAGAAGCGCCCGCCGCACGGCGCATTGAGGCTGGCCATGAACGCACTCAAGGCAATGTCCCTCGGGCTGGTTCTCCTCCTGCCATCGGTCCTGGCCCTCGGAGACACCCAGGACCGCCGGAGGAGCCGACCGCCCACATTCAAGGTAGGGGTGGAAACGGTCTTTATCAAGGTCGCCGTCACCGACCCCATGAACCGCTACGTCACCGGCCTCGAAATGGACCATTTCCGCGTCTACGAGGACAAGATCGAACAGGAAATCTCCTATTTCAGCCAGGAGCCGGCGCCCGTGAGCGTGGGCCTCATTTTCGATATCAGCGCCAGCATGAAGGACAACAACAACATCCGCAAGGCCAAGAGCGCCATCACCCGCTTCCTGCAGTCGGAAAACCCCGAGGACGAATGCTTCCTGGTCACCTTCAACGACCGGACCAACCTGGCCCAGCCTTTCACCGAGGACGGCGGCACGATCCAGAACATCGTGGCGCTGCAGAAGCCGGGGGGGAGCACCGCGCTTTACGACGCCGTGTATATGGGGCTCGACCAGGTGCGGCGGGGCAGGAACGAAAAGAAGGCGCTGATCGTCATCACGGACGGCGAGGACAACAGCAGCCGCTACTCCCCGGGCGAGGTACGCGAATTCGCCAAGGAGTCGGACGTGCAGATCTACGGCATCGGGGAACAGGGGAAATTGGGCTACGGTTACTCCGAAATCCGGAACATCGTAAGTCTCACGGGCGGCCGGGCGTTTTTCCCCACCAGTTTCAATGAACTCGACTACTACATCGACCTCATCCATGCCGAACTGCGCAACCAGTACCTGATCGGATATTCCCCCACCAACAGGGCCCACGACGGGAAATGGCGCCGCATCACCGTCAAGCTCGACACCCCCCAGGGCCTCCCGAAACTGGCCGTGCACGCCAGGGAAGGATATTATGCTCCGAAGAACTGAACCGTCGCCGCGGACCCGTTT is part of the Acidobacteriota bacterium genome and encodes:
- a CDS encoding VWA domain-containing protein; this encodes MNALKAMSLGLVLLLPSVLALGDTQDRRRSRPPTFKVGVETVFIKVAVTDPMNRYVTGLEMDHFRVYEDKIEQEISYFSQEPAPVSVGLIFDISASMKDNNNIRKAKSAITRFLQSENPEDECFLVTFNDRTNLAQPFTEDGGTIQNIVALQKPGGSTALYDAVYMGLDQVRRGRNEKKALIVITDGEDNSSRYSPGEVREFAKESDVQIYGIGEQGKLGYGYSEIRNIVSLTGGRAFFPTSFNELDYYIDLIHAELRNQYLIGYSPTNRAHDGKWRRITVKLDTPQGLPKLAVHAREGYYAPKN